CGGTCAAATTTGCACGAATTTTACGAATCAAATGTTGTACTTTACGTAACGGCTTCAATTCAACATTGCTTACATCAAAACTTTCTACTTGCTGACGTAAATTCTGCGAAATATCTTCTACGACCAACCAATTTTCTTTTAAATTTTTCTCGTCATTTAACAACCAATTGGCTTGAGATTGCGTTTCTTCCTCACTTTCAGAAACCGATGCTGTCCCCGCCAAAGCTTCAGTTAGCAACAAGTTATACTCACGAGCAAATAGGCGTTCTGGCGTAGAACCAACAAAAACCGAATAAGGATTTTCAGCCCACAAAAAATGATAACAACCTTGATTTTGTTTTTCGCTTTCAGCTAAAAAATCGTACGCATTAATCGCTTGCTTTAAATGAAAAGTGGTTTCATTGGCTAATACAATTTTTGTCAGTTCCCCACTTTTAATTTCTACCAAAGCCTGATTTACCCAATCGCACCAAGTTCTTTCGTTAGCTCGAAGCTCTGTATGCAAAGGAATTTGTTTTGGCAAAGCAGAAAGTGCGGTGATATTTTCAAAAGTTTTTAGGTGGGCTAAAGTATCATTCGCACTTTGCTCATCTTTCACAAAAAATGATACCAATGCACCTTTCTCATCCTGTTCAACAAGAATTTTTGGCAATACAAATTGTGCGATACCTTGAAATTGCAAACCACCTACCAGTGGGAAACCACTTTCTTCAATAAACTCTTGCACTAAATTTAATTGTGAAAATGACTGCACTTCGCCAAGCGCAGCCAATGCTTTTTCTTCATCACGAAAATGTAAATAAAATTGTGGATACGCAGATTGACTTTTCAGCCAAGCCAATAAATCGACCTTGTCCAGTTTCACCTGAAAACGGACAAGTTCATTCGTTGATTGCTGTAAATATGCGTGAATTTTCGATTTTAACTCGCCTATTGCCTGCGCTAAATAACTCATTAGATTTTGTTTTAAATACACAAAAAATTAGCCGTATTCTACCGCAGATTGTTAATGACAAAAAATTTTTTTACAAAATCTTTTCAATATTGAAAATTCAGCGTAAATTAACCGCACTTTTCTCGAAAAATTTATTAGAAACAAAAGGATTTCACTATGCGATTATTCCCAAAATCCGACAAATTAGAACACGTATGTTATGACATTCGTGGGCCAGTGCATAAAGAAGCACTACGCTTAGAAGAAGAAGGCAATAAAATTTTAAAACTTAATATCGGCAACCCCGCCCCTTTCGGCTTTGAAGCACCCGATGAAATTTTAGTAGACGTGCTACGTAATTTGCCATCGGCTCAAGGCTACTGCGATTCAAAAGGTTTATATTCTGCTCGTAAAGCCATTGTTCAATATTATCAATCAAAAGGTATTCACGGTGCGACCGTCAATGATGTGTATATTGGTAACGGCGTATCTGAGCTTATCACAATGGCAATGCAAGCATTACTTAATGATGGCGATGAAGTGCTTGTGCCGATGCCTGATTATCCGCTTTGGACTGCAGCGGTAACCCTTTCTGGCGGTAAAGCTGTTCATTATCTTTGTGATGAAGAAGCAAATTGGTTCCCAGCTATTGATGATATTAAAGCGAAAGTGAATGCTAAAACTAAAGCCATTGTTATCATCAATCCAAACAATCCAACTGGCGCAGTGTATAGCAAAGAATTATTACAAGAAATTGTGGAAATCGCGCGCCAAAATAATTTGATTATCTTCGCAGACGAAATCTATGACAAAATTTTATACGATGGCGCAATACATCATCACATTGCCGCACTTGCCCCTGATTTATTAACCGTTACGCTGAATGGGTTATCAAAAGCTTATCGAGTTGCAGGCTTCCGCCAAGGTTGGATGATTTTAAACGGCCCAAAACATAATGCGAAGGGTTATATTGAAGGCTTGGATATGCTGGCATCAATGCGCTTATGTGCTAACGTACCAATGCAACATGCAATTCAAACCGCACTTGGTGGCTATCAAAGTATTAATGAATTTATTTTACCGGGCGGCCGATTACTTGAGCAACGAAACAAAGCCTATGATCTTATTACTCAAATACCCGGCATTACTTGCGTAAAACCAATGGGGGCGATGTATATGTTCCCGAAAATTGATGTGAAAAAATTCAATATTCACAGTGATGAAAAAATGGTGCTTGATTTACTCCGCAAAGAAAAAGTGTTACTTGTGCACGGTAAAGGATTTAATTGGCATTCGCCAGATCACTTCCGTGTTGTTACTCTTCCTTATGTAAATCAACTTGAGGAAGCCATTACAAAATTAGCAAGATTTTTGTCTGATTACCGTCAATAATGAATGCTTTGACAACATTACAAAGGGGACTGAATGTCCCCTTTTTATCGATATAAATATATTGCACTTTCCTTTTGCACTACTATAATAGTGCAAATTTATTTTAGAGGCATTTTATGACACAACAAAGATCCCCTTCTCTCTTAGGCGGTGCGATGATCATCGCTGGTACAGCTATTGGTGCAGGCATGCTGGCTAACCCAACTTCAACGGCTGGTGTATGGTTTATTGGTTCGATTCTCGCTTTAATTTATACTTGGTTTTGTATGACGACATCAGGATTAATGATCCTAGAAGCTAATCTGCATTATCCAACAGGTTCAAGTTTTGACACCATCGTTAAAGATTTATTAGGAAAAAGTTGGAATATTACCAACGGCCTTTCTGTTGCTTTCGTCTTATATGTTTTGACTTATGCCTACATAACCTCAGGCGGAGGCATTACACAAAATCTGCTAAACCAGGCATTCAGTTCTGCTGAAAGTACGGTGGATATTGGAAGAACTTCAGGATCTTTAATTTTCTGCCTTATCCTTGCAGCCTTCGTGTGGCTTTCAACCAAAGCGGTGGACCGTTTCACAACTGTGTTAATTGTCGGGATGGTGGTCGCTTTTTTCCTTTCTACCATTGGTTTATTAAGCTCTGTAAAAACAGAAGTTTTATTCAATACAGTCTCTCAAAGCGAACAAACATATTTACCTTATTTATTGACCGCACTTCCAGTTTGTCTCGTGTCCTTTGGTTTCCACGGGAATGTTCCAAGTCTCGTCAAATATTACGATCGTGATGGTCGTCGTGTGATGAAATCGATCTTTATTGGTACGGGCTTAGCATTAGTGATTTACATCTTATGGCAGCTTGCTGTGCAAGGTAATTTACCACGCACTGAATTTGCCCCAGTCATTGAAAAAGGCGGCGATGTTTCTGCATTATTAGAGGCTTTACATAAATATATTGAAGTAGAATACCTTGCCGTCGTATTAAATTTCTTTGCTTATATGGCAATTTCTACGTCATTCTTAGGTGTAACTTTAGGCTTATTTGACTATATCGCCGATCTGTTTAAATTTGACGATAGCTTATTAGGCAGAACAAAAACAACACTTGTTACTTTTTTACCGCCATTATTGCTAAGCCTGCAATTTCCTTATGGATTTGTGATTGCCATTGGTTACGCTGGATTGGCGGCAACAATTTGGGCTGCAATTGTCCCCGCACTTCTTGCCAAAGCAAGTCGCCAAAAATTCCCAAATGCGACTTATAAAGTGTACGGAGGAAGTTTTATGATTGGGTTTATAATGTTATTTGGCATATTAAATATTGTGGCGCAAATTGGGGCAAACTTAGGTTGGTTTGCAAGTTTTACTGGGTAAGTTTTAAAGAATGGATTTAAATTTTCAAGATATTTAAATGATTAAATAGTGATCTGCACCTTATAGGTGGGTTATGTAGTCCAACTAATTCATGCAGATCAGCCCCTTAATTATTTTACTTTTTATTAGTTACAAACAATCTTCACTGCCAGTCCGCCTTGCGATGTTTCGCGATACTTAGCGTTCATATCTTTGCCTGTTTCGTACATTGTTTCAATCACTTTATCCAAGCTTACTCTTGGATTAGTGGTACGGCGTAAAGCCATACGTGATGCATTGATTGCTTTAACTGAAGCAATCGCATTGCGTTCGATGCAAGGTACTTGAACTTGACCGCCGACAGGGTCGCAAGTTAATCCTAAATTATGCTCCATTGCAATTTCAGCTGCGATGCACACTTGTAGTGGATTGCCACCCAGAATTTCAGCAAGTCCTGCAGCCGCCATTGAACAAGCTACACCGACTTCACCTTGACAACCCACTTCTGCGCCAGAAATCGAAGCGTTCATTTTATAAAGTGAACCAATCATACCTGCTGCTAATAAATAGCGTTCAATGATTTCAGGTGTTAATGGCGAGATAAATTTTTCGTAGTAAGCTAATACTGCTGGAATAATCCCACACGCACCGTTAGTTGGAGCTGTGACTACACGTCCACCCGCTGCATTTTCTTCATTGACAGCAAGCGCAAACATATTGACCCAGTCGATCACACGCATTGGATCGTTAGATAAATTCGTATTAGCTTGCAACATACGATAAAGTGAAGCCGCACGACGTGGTACTTTTAATGGGCCGGGTAAAATACCCTCTGTGTGAATGCCGTGTTCAATACAAGCCTGCATCGTTTTCCAAACATTCTCTAGATGAGCACTGACAGCCTCTTTGCCATTCAATGCGATTTCATTTTCCAACATCACAGTGGAAAGCATTAAACCGTTATCACTGCAATGTTTCAAAATATCTTCGGCATTTTTGTAAGGATAAGGCACTTGGACTGTGGTTTTTTCTTCTTTGCCAAAATGGGCTTCATCGACAATAAAACCACCACCAATCGAATAATAGGTTTGGCGATAAAGTTCTGTGCGATTTTCATCAAGAGCGGTAATTGTCATGCCATTTTCGTGCAATTTTAAAAAAGTGCGGTGGAAAATGAGATTATTTTCAAAATCAAATTTTACCGTTTTTTGATCAATATTAATGGGTAAAAGCGCAGTTTGTTTCACTTTCTCGATGAAACCTGAAATCATATCGATGTCCACATTATGTGGTAAATAACCCGCTAATCCCATAATGATGGCGATATCTGTACTGTGACCTCTCCCTGTCATCGAAAGAGAACCATACACATCCACATGAATTTCAGCTGTTTGTTCAAACTGATTTCGTTTAATTAAGTCGTCTATAAATTGTTTACCCGCTTTCATCGGACCGACCGTGTGGGAACTGGATGGCCCAATTCCCACTTTAAACATATCAAATACGCTAATCATAAATTTCTCAAAATTCGTTAAAAATTAAAAGCGATTATAATAATCCATAAACAACTGCAGAAATAGCAATTAGTCCCATAATTGTTACAAATACATTACTGAAATGTCCGCTGTAGCGTTTCATTGCTGGGATTTTGCGAATCGCATACATTGGCATAATGAATAAAATCATCGCAATGATTGGGCCGCCAAGAGATTCAATTAAGCCTAAGATACTTGGATTAATAATCGCAACGCCCCATAAGGTTAATAAGAAGAAAAGTGCGGTCGCATAATTGAGTTTTTTACGATTTACAGATTCGCCTTTCATTTTCAAATATAAGCCTTCTAATCCTTCACGTGCCCCCATATAGTGACCGAAGAATGAACTTGTAATTGCTAAGAATGCAACAAGCGGGCCAAAATAAGAGATATATGGATTATCAAATTTATTTGCTAAGAAAGACAAGATACTAATATTCTGTTCTTTTGCTGCCACTAATTCTTCAGGTGTTAGTGTTAATACACAGCTAAATACGAAGAACATTACGAAGAATAATAAAATCGTTGAAGCGCCTTTTTCTGTATGGCTGATATGGCGTTCTGCGCCCTCAAACGTTTTGTATTCACGGAATTGTGAGCAAGTGAACGATGAAGTCGCTGGCGAATGGTTAAATGAAAATACTAATACGGGAATGGTTAGCCATAAAGTGGTTAAGAAACCACCTGCTGTTGGAAATTCATATAATACGGCACTATTCCATTCAGGAATTAAGTAAATAGAAAGAACAAATAAAATTAAGACTAACGGGTAAACAAGCCATTCTGTGATTTTTAACATCACTTTTTCATTAAATAACATCACGGAAATCAATACCGCAATTAATACAAAAGAGAGAATAACTCGATTTGGTGATGCCATACCAAGTTGATTTACAATGAAAGAATCTACGGTGTTCGTGATACCGTTACCGTAAATTAACAGAATAGGGAAAATTGCGAAAAAATAAAGTAAGGTAATAAGTTTACCAGCGGTTTTACCAAAGTGTTCTTCCACTACTTCAGTAATATCGCTGCCAGGCTTTTTAGATGAAAGCACAAAATAAGCTAAGCCACGATGAGCAAAATAAGTCATGGGCCCGACGATAATTGCCATTAAAACTAACGGCCAAAATCCACCCATCCCTGCGTTAATCGGCAAGAACAATACGCCCGCGCCAACCGCCGTACCGAAAAGGTTTAACATCCACGTTGCATCAAATTTGTTCCATTTGAGTTTTTCTGTTGATTTCATAGTTTGCTCCAAAGCATAAATTACTTAAATTTGTCAATTTGTAGAGCAAAATCCGCTCCAACTAAATTTGAGTATTATGTTATGCCGATAAATAGAGAATCTCAAAGAGAAAATTCTAAAATTGTGATCAAGTTAAAATTTTTTTATAAAAAGTGCGGTAATTTTCAGCGACAAAAAAATCGGTGCGATGACGACACCGATTGCGTATAAAAATAAATGAAATTAGAACCGCACTTTTTTCAATCTTAAGGCGTTCATCAATACGGAAATTGAGCTCAACGCCATAGCAGCACCAGCGATTATAGGGCTAAGAAAACCGAAAGCGGCAAGGGGTATGCCGAGAATATTGTAAATCAAAGCAAAAAATAGATTTTGTTTGATATTTTTCAAGGTTGCTCTTGCAATAAAAAGCGCATCCACAAGTTGATTCACCGAATGTTGCATAAGCGTTGCAGAGGCTGTTTGTTCTGCAATATCTGAACCTGATTTCATCGCAAAACTGACGTTTGCAGAAGCTAAAGCAGGCGCATCATTTATTCCATCGCCTACCATTGCGACAATATGACCTAGATCTTTCAGCTTTTGGATTTGTTCCGCCTTATCTCTAGGACTGAGTCCACCAAAGGCTTTCTTAATGCCGAGCTGTTTTGCTATGTAATCAACGACAGATTGTTGATCACCACTCATAATTACGACATCAATATTTTGCTGTTGTAAGCGTTGAATGGCGTGCAAGCTATCGTTTTTTAAAGTATCCGTCAGTGCAAATGCACCGATGGGTTCATCATTTATGGATACTGCGACAATGCTCGCAATTTGCCAAATATCCTCTAAATTTTTAGGCAAGATTAAACCGCAATAATCAGGTTTACCGACTTTTATTGTTCCCACTTGTTCTAATTCGGCTTGAATGCCTTGACCCACTTCCATCTTTGAAAAAAGTGCGGTGGGAATTTCTAACATTTTTTGTTCTGCTGCTTGCACAATAGCTTTTGCAATTGGGTGGTTAGCTTGTCGTTCAACTGCTGCTGCAAAACGATACAAATCGTCTTCAGAATACACCGCACTTTGTGGCTGCCATAAAGCAGAGATTTCAAGCTCTCCTTTTGTTAATGTGCCAGTTTTATCAAGTACAACGGTATCCACGTGGGCGGTTTCCTCCATTGCAGCCGCATCTTTAAACCATACGCCAGCATTGACTGCTTTACCTAAACCAACCATTATGGCTGCTGGTGTGGCTAATCCCAAGGCACAAGGGCAAGCAATCACAAGCACGGATACCGCGTGAATTAGTGAAGACACACTATCATTCGTCAGAATATAAGTGAGTGCGAAAGTAACAAGTGAAATCACTAAAACGACAGGCACAAACACGGAAGCAACTTTGTCAGCAAATCGTGCGATTGGCGCTTTTGATCCTTGTGCATCTGATAATGCATTCATCATATCGCCAAGTAAGGTTTGGCTACCAAGCTGATTTGCTCGATAGATAATAGAACCTTCTGTTACCATCGCCCCCGCTAATACTTTTCCACCTTTCTGTTTTTCTTCTGGACGAGATTCGCCCGTTAAATGGCTTTCATCACACCATCCATTTCCACTTTCAATTATGCCGTCTGCCGCAATACGTTCGCCTTGATTCGCACGAATGATTTCGCCGATATTGACTTGGTCAAGAGCAATTTCACTCCATTTTTCATTACGTAAAACAGTGACTTTTTTCGGTGTCAGTTGCAAGAGCATACTCAAGCTATTTAAGCTATGCTTTTTAGTGCGATCTTCAAGAAATTTTCCAAGACTGACAAAACCAATTACCATTACAGAAGCTTCAAAATACACATGCCCCATTGCATGATCGGCGTGGTAAAACAACATGAAAGCAGAATAAAGA
The Haemophilus influenzae DNA segment above includes these coding regions:
- a CDS encoding isochorismate synthase; this translates as MSYLAQAIGELKSKIHAYLQQSTNELVRFQVKLDKVDLLAWLKSQSAYPQFYLHFRDEEKALAALGEVQSFSQLNLVQEFIEESGFPLVGGLQFQGIAQFVLPKILVEQDEKGALVSFFVKDEQSANDTLAHLKTFENITALSALPKQIPLHTELRANERTWCDWVNQALVEIKSGELTKIVLANETTFHLKQAINAYDFLAESEKQNQGCYHFLWAENPYSVFVGSTPERLFAREYNLLLTEALAGTASVSESEEETQSQANWLLNDEKNLKENWLVVEDISQNLRQQVESFDVSNVELKPLRKVQHLIRKIRANLTAHYADVNILKAIHPTAAVSGLPQQQAKMILSEIETFDRGWYAGTLGVMSYVGSEFCVAIRSAFIEAHRIRVFAGAGIVAGSQPLEEWKEIERKAAGLISLFAEEK
- a CDS encoding pyridoxal phosphate-dependent aminotransferase, giving the protein MRLFPKSDKLEHVCYDIRGPVHKEALRLEEEGNKILKLNIGNPAPFGFEAPDEILVDVLRNLPSAQGYCDSKGLYSARKAIVQYYQSKGIHGATVNDVYIGNGVSELITMAMQALLNDGDEVLVPMPDYPLWTAAVTLSGGKAVHYLCDEEANWFPAIDDIKAKVNAKTKAIVIINPNNPTGAVYSKELLQEIVEIARQNNLIIFADEIYDKILYDGAIHHHIAALAPDLLTVTLNGLSKAYRVAGFRQGWMILNGPKHNAKGYIEGLDMLASMRLCANVPMQHAIQTALGGYQSINEFILPGGRLLEQRNKAYDLITQIPGITCVKPMGAMYMFPKIDVKKFNIHSDEKMVLDLLRKEKVLLVHGKGFNWHSPDHFRVVTLPYVNQLEEAITKLARFLSDYRQ
- the mtr gene encoding tryptophan permease encodes the protein MTQQRSPSLLGGAMIIAGTAIGAGMLANPTSTAGVWFIGSILALIYTWFCMTTSGLMILEANLHYPTGSSFDTIVKDLLGKSWNITNGLSVAFVLYVLTYAYITSGGGITQNLLNQAFSSAESTVDIGRTSGSLIFCLILAAFVWLSTKAVDRFTTVLIVGMVVAFFLSTIGLLSSVKTEVLFNTVSQSEQTYLPYLLTALPVCLVSFGFHGNVPSLVKYYDRDGRRVMKSIFIGTGLALVIYILWQLAVQGNLPRTEFAPVIEKGGDVSALLEALHKYIEVEYLAVVLNFFAYMAISTSFLGVTLGLFDYIADLFKFDDSLLGRTKTTLVTFLPPLLLSLQFPYGFVIAIGYAGLAATIWAAIVPALLAKASRQKFPNATYKVYGGSFMIGFIMLFGILNIVAQIGANLGWFASFTG
- a CDS encoding L-serine ammonia-lyase, with the translated sequence MISVFDMFKVGIGPSSSHTVGPMKAGKQFIDDLIKRNQFEQTAEIHVDVYGSLSMTGRGHSTDIAIIMGLAGYLPHNVDIDMISGFIEKVKQTALLPINIDQKTVKFDFENNLIFHRTFLKLHENGMTITALDENRTELYRQTYYSIGGGFIVDEAHFGKEEKTTVQVPYPYKNAEDILKHCSDNGLMLSTVMLENEIALNGKEAVSAHLENVWKTMQACIEHGIHTEGILPGPLKVPRRAASLYRMLQANTNLSNDPMRVIDWVNMFALAVNEENAAGGRVVTAPTNGACGIIPAVLAYYEKFISPLTPEIIERYLLAAGMIGSLYKMNASISGAEVGCQGEVGVACSMAAAGLAEILGGNPLQVCIAAEIAMEHNLGLTCDPVGGQVQVPCIERNAIASVKAINASRMALRRTTNPRVSLDKVIETMYETGKDMNAKYRETSQGGLAVKIVCN
- a CDS encoding HAAAP family serine/threonine permease, with the translated sequence MKSTEKLKWNKFDATWMLNLFGTAVGAGVLFLPINAGMGGFWPLVLMAIIVGPMTYFAHRGLAYFVLSSKKPGSDITEVVEEHFGKTAGKLITLLYFFAIFPILLIYGNGITNTVDSFIVNQLGMASPNRVILSFVLIAVLISVMLFNEKVMLKITEWLVYPLVLILFVLSIYLIPEWNSAVLYEFPTAGGFLTTLWLTIPVLVFSFNHSPATSSFTCSQFREYKTFEGAERHISHTEKGASTILLFFVMFFVFSCVLTLTPEELVAAKEQNISILSFLANKFDNPYISYFGPLVAFLAITSSFFGHYMGAREGLEGLYLKMKGESVNRKKLNYATALFFLLTLWGVAIINPSILGLIESLGGPIIAMILFIMPMYAIRKIPAMKRYSGHFSNVFVTIMGLIAISAVVYGLL
- a CDS encoding heavy metal translocating P-type ATPase → MLDLTPQSKKISIQIGGMTCQSCANRIEKVLNKKPFVQQAGVNFAVEEAQVVFDATQASETQIIEIIHKTGFSAHIKQANELPIEENTSIPWRLIILWIINIPFLIGMLGMMSGSHHLMLPPIWQFALASIVQLWLAIPFYRGAIGSIRGGLANMDVLVSTGTLTIYLYSAFMLFYHADHAMGHVYFEASVMVIGFVSLGKFLEDRTKKHSLNSLSMLLQLTPKKVTVLRNEKWSEIALDQVNIGEIIRANQGERIAADGIIESGNGWCDESHLTGESRPEEKQKGGKVLAGAMVTEGSIIYRANQLGSQTLLGDMMNALSDAQGSKAPIARFADKVASVFVPVVLVISLVTFALTYILTNDSVSSLIHAVSVLVIACPCALGLATPAAIMVGLGKAVNAGVWFKDAAAMEETAHVDTVVLDKTGTLTKGELEISALWQPQSAVYSEDDLYRFAAAVERQANHPIAKAIVQAAEQKMLEIPTALFSKMEVGQGIQAELEQVGTIKVGKPDYCGLILPKNLEDIWQIASIVAVSINDEPIGAFALTDTLKNDSLHAIQRLQQQNIDVVIMSGDQQSVVDYIAKQLGIKKAFGGLSPRDKAEQIQKLKDLGHIVAMVGDGINDAPALASANVSFAMKSGSDIAEQTASATLMQHSVNQLVDALFIARATLKNIKQNLFFALIYNILGIPLAAFGFLSPIIAGAAMALSSISVLMNALRLKKVRF